One part of the Oncorhynchus clarkii lewisi isolate Uvic-CL-2024 chromosome 7, UVic_Ocla_1.0, whole genome shotgun sequence genome encodes these proteins:
- the LOC139414138 gene encoding transcription elongation factor A N-terminal and central domain-containing protein, whose amino-acid sequence MTTMDTKQITHHALQMDKFNRAGNYGNIMPLLTALDNACVTCEQLQGTDIVRVLYRLLKTCSDNSVKKTAKHLLSKWKKLYSHPYHISKENGSEEEFTVIGESMLADKACLAGRGGLAAGDVSKPVELGVSCEHVVFHTGSEDRTLKNGTKCGRAKGEGLSSWQADGDLSSGSILPTLSKQSEPPATTSLDTPPLCKDSSDSGLRTKCIQLLHGALDPETSKEAEGKTADLARVIELHIHALHRANQAKYKACIRSKVANLRNPKNGHLRCGLLGGSLGPEVFAGMSLEEMANEELQRLREEYSSRGVSERQLPQGVEGTPTQKLRCRRCEGSDCRVTQVSRSTLFLPAWVRQATADQDAMTFVTCSRCGEQWYHSGWVCL is encoded by the coding sequence ATGACCACCATGGACACAAAACAGATCACTCATCATGCTCTTCAAATGGACAAATTTAACAGGGCAGGTAACTATGGCAACATTATGCCTCTCCTCACCGCCCTTGATAATGCCTGTGTGACTTGTGAGCAGCTGCAAGGCACAGACATTGTCAGGGTCCTTTACAGACTCCTCAAAACCTGCTCAGACAATTCAGTGAAAAAAACAGCCAAGCACCTGTTGTCAAAATGGAAGAAACTCTACAGTCACCCCTATCATATCTCAAAGGAGAATGGAAGTGAAGAAGAATTCACTGTCATTGGAGAGAGTATGCTGGCTGATAAAGCGTGTCTGGCAGGCAGAGGTGGCCTAGCTGCTGGTGATGTTAGTAAACCAGTGGAGTTGGGTGTGTCTTGTGAACATGTGGTTTTCCATACTGGGTCAGAGGACAGAACACTCAAAAATGGGACCAAGTGTGGGAGAGCTAAGGGAGAAGGGTTGTCATCGTGGCAGGCAGATGGTGATTTGTCTTCGGGGTCAATTTTGCCCACCCTCTCAAAGCAGTCAGAACCTCCTGCCACCACTTCCCTGGATACCCCTCCACTCTGTAAGGATTCCTCTGATTCGGGTTTGAGGACAAAGTGCATCCAGCTTCTCCATGGTGCCCTCGATCCAGAAACTTCCAAGGAAGCAGAGGGGAAGACTGCAGATCTGGCCCGCGTCATAGAGTTGCACATCCACGCGCTGCACCGTGCAAACCAGGCCAAATACAAGGCCTGCATCAGGAGTAAGGTCGCCAACCTAAGGAACCCCAAAAACGGCCACCTTCGGTGTGGTCTCCTGGGCGGCAGCCTGGGGCCGGAAGTCTTCGCCGGGATGTCTTTGGAGGAGATGGCCAACGAGGAGCTCCAGCGGCTGAGGGAGGAGTACTCATCGCGGGGGGTGAGTGAGAGGCAGCTACCCCAGGGGGTGGAGGGGACGCCCACCCAGAAGCTGCGGTGCAGGCGGTGCGAAGGGTCGGACTGCAGAGTGACGCAGGTGTCCCGGAGCACTCTGTTTCTGCCGGCGTGGGTCCGCCAGGCCACCGCAGACCAGGATGCCATGACCTTTGTGACCTGTAGCAGGTGTGGGGAGCAGTGGTACCACAGCGGCTGGGTGTGCCTCTGA